The Pogona vitticeps strain Pit_001003342236 chromosome 10, PviZW2.1, whole genome shotgun sequence nucleotide sequence GCATGATCCCTTCTTAACTGGAGTTTCAAGGGTCACCTCATCTGGATGTGCTTTGAGTGCTTCCAAATAGAGGACTTTGGGCACCACCAAATTACTTATGCTCCAATATGAGCTTGTGGCTAGAATTGCAATGGACTTTCCCCACATGGGGAAGTATTGAGATATGCTTTACTGTGTTACagtagggaaagggaaagaataatTTTTCCATCTCTTCTGAACTTCTCTTTCCCTCAGTTTACTTGTCTGCTCTCCAAGGATGTTCTACtgagaaaaaagaaggaattaaaatgtTTCTAATTTGGGACTGAAGTAGGGACTCTACTATCCCTActatttttcttgcttgctttgaaTTCCATTTCTCTGTGTTTGGATCTGCTGACTGTAGGATAAAAATCGTCTTGTTCTCTTTTGCCCGTTGTTTTTGAAAAAGTGTCTGGCTTGTCCTGGTAGAGActattccttcctttccttttgccatAGGTGTTTTCCTCCATACATGAAATGGCAGTCAATGGCAGTACAGCCCTTCATAGGTTAAAGAAGGTGGGGTTAGACAACACCCATAACTGTGCAAACATAATCTCTAAGGGCCAAGTGTACTTATCATGTCATTAGAAGATGAAATCAATCAATGTCTCAGAAATATGATTCCAATAGACCTTTGTAACTGAGTCATCATTCTTGCAAACAAAGCCTATGCTTACCTCTCAGTGACCCATTACAAAACAAATGAAGCTAATTTGCAATACTGACATGCTATCACTACGTTAGAGATAGGACTTTAGGACTGTAGAACCCTTTTAGGCAAAGTTGCATATATAGTATGTACCACTGCTACACATTCTATCTGTGTATCttcaaaattaataaattaatctaTATTCTTTCATCTCCTGAGAAGGAAGAGAGAGCCTGCCTACAGACCATGAAACCATGTCAAATAACTGTGAAAAGGCACACTTTTCAGTGCAGTGGCAGTTAGTGGTCAACTAAAATTTTGGAATGAGGTGTCACCCATCCTTGTTGTGAATGTAAAATGGGGTCATGCAGGGGAAATAATGCTTTGATCTTATTAGAAACTTGGAAATATAtttcataaataaaattaaatagtcCATGATAAATTTAGGTTCTGGACTGGGGCCTGTAAGGAATTTTTCTCCATGATCATCTTTTTTAATGTAGATGTCTGCAAACCATCCAGCATCACAGAGGCTGCAGCCAAAATCACTGGGCTGCTGAAAGGAGCTGGCCTAAATCTACTGATAAATAATGCTGGGATATTAAATATAAACAGCACCCTGGAACTAGCTGCACCAGAGGACATGCTGGAGGTGTACAAAGCCAATGTGATTGGGCCCATGCTGGTGAGCCAGGTAAAGAATGTCTAGAGTACCTTTATCCTTAAAAACATCCTATTGTGTTGCAGATATTACAGGCCATGTGAACATGGCCAAGTCATTctcatgctgttgttgttgctttgattTATAAATTACCTCATGGTGCTGAAGCGCACTCTGGGAGATTTAGAACATAATTCTGAAAGAACACTttgctccctcgctgggtgtttttaagagccaattaaaaacttggctttttaggcaggccttccctcctgtcaatacttgattttatttttattataattttctgttttcccatcttcagCATTACTtagcattactaatcactattgttttcaattgtttttaactgttttagcttacaatgtttaatggaacccatcggagtagactttgtctaaaagggtgggatagaaatcaaataaataaataaataaataaataaataaataaataaataaataaataaataaataaataaatttttgccaacctcagaaagatTGAAGgctttgagccagctacttgaatCTTTCAGGATGGAACATAGGTAATGAGCAGAGGcatgactgcagtacagcagtaaGTTCATGTCCTTTAGTCACCAAGATCACTTAGTATCTTTGGGTCAGTTCGTGCTTCTCCGACAGCCTAACTTGAAAGGCCATGTTCAGAATAAAACAATGGGAGAAGCAAACTATGTAAAGCAGCCACACTGCATTTCAATAAAGTATGACATTGTCACACACTGGGCTTTTGATAATGTTCACATGAGATGGCTGTTCTTTTTTGTCATCTGTTTTTAGTGATGATTCAAAATCTCCTACAAATTTATGAGAATCCCATGTGAGTGAGACTCTATTTATTTGCAGTAAAGAATGCAAGGGAAAGTGAAGGCAGGCCACACAAACTACAGGGATGAAGCAACCTGTCAGTTCCTTCAGAGATACAGACTGAATACAGCAGTGCCTCAACTTataaacgtccctacttaagaccattttgagttacgatcagctccggccgcaaaattttgcttcaacttgcagctggagcttccagttacgaacagaaaaaggcagggaaaaaggcgggaaattcaaatatctacctgtaggtggtgatgaggctgcttctttgtagctctttcactccagcaattagagagtgtgtgatcagagaaggctgcctggtaaggtaaggtgctgttttctgctttttagaaactgttctgggtgtttttgcagtgtggttttgggctgggggggttatgtttctgtgctgtgatgggtcttggggggtttgtttgtttgttaggtattttccccatttctgatgggtcttgggagctttggttgctttgggggttccccccccatttctgatgggtcttgcatgcttcccttgcgttttcctttcttctctttgcatttccaacctggtccctttgttttctgtgcatttctgaactgctccctttgttttctatgcatttctgacctggtccctttgttttctgttcatttccaacctggtccctttattttctctgcatttctgaactgctccctttgctttttctgtgcatttccaacctggtccctttgttctctttggttttctgtggttttctgtgaatttccaaagggtcttgcacacttgatagcttttctctttttttgttcctcTTTGGCCAGaaggaattaattgcatttccaatgagtcttgcagtgattttttttggtgattttttccttcaacaggaatggattaattgcatttcaatgcatttcaatgggaaatggtgcttcgatttacgaccatttcgacttacaccCATCTTTCAGAACCAattacgtttgtaagtcaaggcaccactatatttgatTAGAGTTAGTGAACATCCCAGTTTCACTCTCTTTATTGTATTTGACTTTACACGTACATACACAGAGGACAAAGGCAAGCCCCAAACCTGAATACTTCTTAAACCTTAATCCCATTTGCTGTGATTTCATTTCACAGCTAGCCTATATTGTCCCTGGAGCATAACTGTTGGACTACAGTTTGTCCTACTATGAACTATACACTGATAATGAGATGCCCAGTTATTTCCACAGAATGTTTGGCTGTTCTTGAGTTTTTCCACTCCTCTTCCAGGCATTTGTGCCCCTTCTGAAGAAAGCAGCAGAGAAGAGCCCCCAGAAAGGGATGAGCTGTAGCAAAGCAGCCATTGTCAATGTGACCTCTATTGCTGGTTCCATTGCTAGCATGTTTATGTGGCAAAGTGGACAAGTCATCTCCTACCGTTGCAGCAAGGTATGGATATGCAAAGAGGTGGGTTTATTACATTATTAAAATCAGAAGTCTGAATTAAAGTTGCCCCAGCTCTTTCTTCAGTTGGTGGTTCAGACAGAATAATTCTGAATAATCTCTGCCCAGCATCTGTGCTTCTTCAGCTGTCTTAACTCCCACTGACATATATCTCCTATTATTATCTATCTTTCTTCAGAATTTGAGAAGCAttgtttgaaatcctgttgcatagcatagtaGCTTGGAAACAGGAGAGGTAATTAGTGGAGgaatggtgagtcaacttctctgtaaattccattgataaAAGCGTGGTCTTTTAGACCAAATGGGTGGAGtgtaattcaaataaataaaaaaataaataaatgattcagtgggcctactctggttgtgatcTACTgcactaagccacaggatttcagcactTGGTTCTAGATAGCTAGAACCTAGATAGCTCTACCCACAGAAATAGAGAATCTAAATTCACTAAATTGGATAGGATCATAAGAGACATTGCTCAAACTAATCCATAGGAAACatttgaatatttttcttttaattgttggtCCATAACcttcttttgttctctttctctaAAATAGTAGCAGCGTACATTGCTACAGGATTATCACAATTATTTGGTGGCCAAAATAAGGTAGTCagaatatttgaaagaaataaagtatctcaaataataaataaagtataaAGAAATAAAGTACCACTTCTTTTTGAACCATTGCCAATGCTTTGGACTTGAGACGTATAATTGTATCATTCACCACCCTGTTTCTGCCTTGTCCCCCTCTTAGGCTGCTCTGAACATGCTCACAAAGTTCCAGTCCCTTGAATATGCCAAAGATGAGATCCTGTGTGTACCATTGCACCCGGGGTGGTTGCAGACAGATATTGTAGGGGTAGGTATTTTTTCTTATTCCCAGATGCATTAAATCTCTTTGACAACTTAATCCTCCTTCATCTTAAGTCCGTTGGACaaggaagttttatttttgttaatataGATGATGTGTGCAGAACTGTGGCTCTCCAAATGTGGCATTAGAGATGCTCTAGGAAATTTACTAACAATATCCAGCAATTGCAATCAATACTGTGCACTAATCACCACATTACTGAAATGTCAGTGTGGGGCTtggaatgctttttgtttttttaaaaaaattcaaaaattgtctgtaaatgtaacttttgaaacaagctggaaaacattgttttttaCACCAGAAAGTTACTCTGTGGTAGTAGCTATATTACTTATATAAGATTTTTACACCTCCACTATCCCGGAAACACCTAGTTGGAGCTAACAATATAAGTTACAGTACAATTAGTTACTTCCAAGATGAGGTATAGTGCTTTCCAACATGCATGCTCTATCATTGGCTACTTTATTTTTCTAAGCCCTCAAACAAAAGGCTAAGAACATATTGGATGACAATGAATTCTATCTTGACTGTACTTTGCTTGgataattaattatattttccaacagataatcatagaatcataggatagcAGAACTGGAAAGGGCCTATAGTCAtcaaggaatccaaatcaaagtacagtggtgccccacatagcgacaataatccgtgcagcaaaaatcgctgcaaagcgattttgtcactatgcgaaaataaaaagcccataggaatgcattaaaacccatttaatgcattcctatgagcaaaaactcacctttaagcgaaaatcctccatacggcagccattttcgtgtctggtaagtgaggaatcggagcgaaaacacagtgggtggccatttttttatattcagcagccattttggaaccgccgatcagctgttcggaaatcatcgctatgcaataatcagtaagcgaaacagcgtactgatcattgcaaagcgattttttaccatttaaaacattgcaatgcgatcgcttttgcaatcgcaaagtcttcatcgctatgcggattcatcgttaaacgaagcactcgttaagtgaggcaccactgtatatctgacaggtggctgtctaattttttcttgaatgcctccagcactagAGCACTCATCACATCCTGAAGTAATTTATTCCACTGtcatagtgctctaacagttggaatgtttttcctgatattcaactgaaatctggcttcctgtaaattaAGTCCATTTTTACATGTTGTGCACTTTGGGACCATGGAGAACAAATcttggccctcctctgtatgacagactttcatgtactgtcatatctcccctcagtcttctttcttcaAGGCTAAGCACATCCAGTTCTTTGCATCGTTcctcttagggcttggtttccagtccccttatcatccttgttgccctcctctgaacttgttccaatttgtttcaAAAACTAGccatagtactcaagatgaggcctaaccagtaccaaATAAGAGGGAACTTGCAATTAACTGGATTTGAAGACTATGCTactattaatgcagcttaaagTATCACTGACCTTcattgcagccacattgcactggtgGCTCCCACTCAGCTCGGAGTCTACAATAATTCAAGGTACTTGTAAGTGTGCATTTACTTTTTCTCCTAGGTCTAGAACATTGCACTTACagtatccctgttaaatttcattctgttgttttcagtccagtgcttgaGCCTGGcatgatctttttgaattttgtttctgacttccaaagcattagctattccactcagtTTTGTGTCATTCataaatttgacaagcattccctaaACAATACTAAAATTATTGAACAGCACAAATCTCACgattgagccttgtggtacctcaTTCATTATCTCCTCTCAGTTTGAGATGAAACCATTTATTAGGACTATCCAAGTACAATTCTCTAACCAACTATGTATTCATCTGATAGGTGTTCTATggagcccacacctagttagcttgttaatcagaatatTATGGAGCATAAATAGCACTATGCACACAAATCTAGATTCTGtatctttgctgaagtcaagatatactgtgTCTACAATCTTCCAGTCTActagggaggttacctgatcaaaaaaaaaaaagagagagataagttTGGTCTGTGAgggtttgttcttgacaaatccatgttggcttctaggaTTACTGCATTGTTTTAGAGGTGTTTTCAGAATGACTGCTTCATaacctgttccagaattttccctgggatttatgtcaggctgactggtctgtagttcccagttcctcctttttgccatctttgaagacagggacaacattagccctcttcCAAATCATTGGCCACTTCATTACCATgaaacgaaaaattcacttaacgatggctttttcggagcaatcttgtgcttcacttaacgattttccctatggcaattttcgcttaatgatttcgggaccatgctttgcttaacgatgacagttttaggtccccttgtttcgcttaacattttttttacagccccgtttttgctatttttaaaatattctaatatgtttaaaaaatgtttaaaatgcttggaatcattagtgcacctaataaaacctttgttaacttaatttggctttgttctgagtctttttgaattttttgtgaatttttccccccattgaaataggcttcaatgcatttcaatgggtttcgcttaacgttttttcctatggggattttcgcttaagaatggtaatccgttccaattggaacagattatccggttttcaatgcatctctatgggaaatggtgtttcgcttaagaatgttttcacatagcgatattttttttggaaccaattaaaatcgttaagcgaggcaccactgtataaggatagttttaaatgccctggaatactatgaagcacaccccaagaaacagatggccatgatattcctGGATACGGACAAAGCTTTcgataatcttgactggaattttatgatacaTACGTTggaaacactgcaggttggagaaagattcatgaaactaatcaaagcaatatatactgaGCAAAAGGGGAAAGTAAGAATTAATGGTGAATtatcaaaaaaaatccaaatacagaaaggtactagacaggggtgcccactttCCCCACTCctatttattttgactctagaaatactaaatgaacaaattagaaataaaaaggaactgaaaggattaaaagtgaaaggtcaagtctacaaacttcaggcctttgcggatgatttagttatcatactggaagaaccactggattcaatagaagacctgatgacAATGTTAAAaaattttggtgacatggcaggaatgagaataaatcaaaagaagactaaatttcTTAccaaaaatatgagagaacaggAACAACAAGAGTTAATAGAGAAGACAAACttccaagaggagaagaaaatttgatatttaggaatacaaattacaaagaaggtAAGCACactattcaaagataactacatgaaattaATGAAGGAGATATaggacaatttggagaaatgggataaattacaactatcgttgctgggaagaattgcagcGATTAAAATGACCATcttgccaaaaatcttatttttatttcagtcagtccctatcatattaaaacagccctttttaaagaatttaataagataatcatgagattcatatggcaacgtaaaaaaccaagaattaaaaattaatgcaagatgctaagcagaggggtggctttggtcttcctgactgggttctgtattatagagcttgtattctagattggataaaagaatggctaactctagaaaatgatagattacttatcTTGGAAGGACACGATCTGcaattaggttggcatgcttatttatggtataaaaaggacaaagaacaaaagaattttaactcacatatgataagaaaagctttactgggaatgtggagaaagattatacaagtgtattacaaaatacctgtatgggtgtcaccgatagaggcctttacacaacctaatcttatgataaaagcaaatcttttaagatatcaagatctatttaaaaaggatggtgaattaaggtctaaagaggaACTAGAGTCGCAGAATGTATATTTAGACTGGTGGCCTAGaatacagctagaatctagatatacaaaagataaaatagagggtttctactcagagcaagcgatttttgataaacttttattgggttcaaaagaacaaattgttaagaaaatgtgtaattatatgttggaaattaaaatgcaagatgaaacggttaaagaatctatgatcaagtgggcacaaaacatagggcacaacattgatattgatcaatagctgaaaatatggcaaaataacataaagcttacaagatcagttaattttaaagagaatatatataagatgttttataggtggcatatgaccccagaaaaattgtcaaagatgtatactgatgtatcaaataagtgttggaaatgtgaaacacaagtgggaagtttttgtcatatgtggtggtcatgtggagtagcgaaaaaatactggaaaagagtacatgctatgttacaacaaattttgctctgtaaggtgccactaatcccagaattgtttttactaagtatgatacccgataatatagataagtcaaaggaacatatagttatatacattattacggcagccagaattatgtatgctagaaattgggaAAAGTCAGACGGTACGGGaaca carries:
- the LOC110070385 gene encoding C-signal → MATLVPRNILVTGSSRGIGLEMVKQLIRKPNHPETIFATCRNPEGPQAQELKNLAEKHQGLEVIPLDVCKPSSITEAAAKITGLLKGAGLNLLINNAGILNINSTLELAAPEDMLEVYKANVIGPMLVSQAFVPLLKKAAEKSPQKGMSCSKAAIVNVTSIAGSIASMFMWQSGQVISYRCSKAALNMLTKFQSLEYAKDEILCVPLHPGWLQTDIVGRQAPMTVEEGVQKILDTLFQLSEKDSGTFVDLEGKVLPW